A single genomic interval of Buteo buteo chromosome 20, bButBut1.hap1.1, whole genome shotgun sequence harbors:
- the ATXN1 gene encoding ataxin-1: MKSNQERSNECLPPKKREIPATSLPSEVKPVLPNENHRADNLAWLPSTPGGQGGLGGRHRPGGTSSVETGLQQGLHKSLSAGLDYSPPSAPRSVPASTTLPTVYSPALSQSGTPVSPVQYTHLQHTFQFVGPQYSGSYTGFIPSQLISPTANSATGAVAAATAVATTPSQRSQLEAYSTLLASMSGLSQQGHKVEPHLVRTPGLIAAGSPPPTQQNQYVHISSSSQSSVRNVSPPTIPVPLHPHQTVIPHTLTLGPSSQVVVQYTDSGGHFVTRDPPKKPESSRLQAMQAKEVLNGEIEKSRRYGISPSADMGLVKAGNKPAPHHYETRHVVVHSSPAEYGARDSSGVRASVMVVPNSSTPTADMEVQQATNRETSPSALNDKGSLHLGKPAHRSYALSPQQALGHEGVKAVATLSPHTVIQTTHSASEQLPVGLPATAFYAGTQPPVIGYLSGQQQAIGYPGSLPQHLVIPGTQSLLIPVGSADVEPSGVAPAIVTSSPQFAAVPHTFVTTAVPKSENFSAEPLTTQPAYQATMVQAQIHLPVVQSIASPAAAPPTLPPYFMKGSIIQLANGELKKVEDLKTEDFIQSAEISNDLKIDSSTVERIEDSHSPGIAVIQFAVGEHRAQVSVEVLVEYPFFVFGQGWSSCCPERTSQLFDLPCSKLSVGDVCISLTLKNLKNGSIKKGQPMDSASILLKHSKNDSLAGSRHRYVEQENGINQGSAQMLAENGELKFPDKIGLPAAPLLTKTEPSKPPATRKRRWSAPETRKLEKSEEEPPLTLPKPSFIPQEVKICIEGRSNVGK; this comes from the exons ATGAAATCCAACCAAGAGCGGAGCAATGAATGCCTGCCACCTAAGAAGCGAGAAATCCCTGCCACCAGCCTGCCTTCAGAGGTGAAGCCAGTCCTGCCAAACGAAAACCACCGTGCGGATAACCTAGCATGGCTCCCCAGCACACCCGGCGGCCAGGGCGGCCTGGGAGGCCGGCACCGGCCCGGGGGGACGTCATCGGTGGAGACAGGCTTGCAGCAGGGTTTGCACAAGTCgctgtctgcagggctggacTATTCCCCGCCGAGCGCGCCCAGGTCCGTTCCAGCCTCCACCACTCTTCCCACAGTGTACTCGCCCGCCCTCTCCCAGTCAGGGACCCCCGTTTCCCCCGTGCAGTACACGCACTTGCAACACACCTTCCAGTTCGTCGGGCCCCAGTACAGCGGATCGTACACCGGATTCATCCCCTCGCAGCTGATTTCCCCAACGGCCAATTCTGCGACCGGCGCCGTGGCAGCGGCCACAGCCGTTGCGACCACTCCATCCCAGCGCTCCCAGCTGGAGGCTTATTCCACTTTGCTGGCCAGCATGAGCGGCTTAAGCCAGCAGGGGCACAAAGTTGAGCCGCACCTGGTCAGGACGCCTGGACTGATTGCCGCCGGATCTCCTCCACCCACCCAGCAGAACCAGTACGTCCACATTTCCAGCTCTTCCCAGAGCAGTGTCAGAAATGTCTCTCCTCCAACCATCCCggtccccctgcacccccatcAGACAGTGATCCCGCACACCCTCACCCTCGGCCCTTCCTCCCAAGTGGTGGTGCAGTACACCGACTCGGGGGGCCACTTCGTCACCAGGGATCCCCCCAAGAAGCCCGAGAGCAGCCGGCTGCAGGCGATGCAGGCCAAGGAGGTACTGAACGGTGAGATAGAGAAGAGCCGGAGGTACGGCATTTCGCCCTCTGCCGACATGGGTCTAGTCAAAGCAGGCAATAAACCAGCTCCCCATCATTACGAGACCAGGCACGTGGTGGTCCACTCAAGCCCCGCCGAGTACGGCGCGCGGGATTCCTCAGGTGTCCGAGCCTCCGTCATGGTGGTCCCCAACAGCAGCACGCCCACGGCGGACATGGAGGTGCAGCAGGCCACCAACCGCGAGACCTCTCCCTCAGCCCTCAACGACAAGGGAAGCTTGCACTTAGGAAAGCCGGCCCACCGGTCCTACGCCTTGTCCCCGCAGCAGGCTCTGGGCCACGAGGGGGTGAAGGCGGTGGCGACGCTGTCCCCTCACACCGTCATCCAGACCACCCACAGCGCCTCCGAGCAACTCCCCGTCGGGCTGCCGGCGACGGCCTTCTACGCCGGGACCCAGCCGCCGGTGATCGGCTACCTGAGCGGTCAGCAGCAAGCCATCGGGTACCCCGGCAGCCTGCCGCAGCACCTGGTGATCCCTGGCACCCAGTCCCTGCTGATACCGGTCGGCAGCGCGGACGTCGAGCCGTCAGGAGTCGCGCCCGCCATCGTCACGTCGTCTCCTCAGTTTGCAGCAGTGCCTCACACGTTCGTCACCACCGCCGTCCCCAAGAGCGAGAACTTCAGCGCGGAGCCCCTCACCACCCAGCCTGCCTACCAGGCCACCATGGTGCAGGCGCAGATCCACCTGCCCGTGGTGCAGTCCATCGCTTCCCCCGCCGCCGCACCTCCCACGCTGCCCCCCTACTTCATGAAGGGGTCGATCATTCAGCTGGCCAACGGGGAGCTGAAGAAAGTAGAGGACTTGAAAACAGAAGACTTCATACAGAGCGCGGAAATCAGCAACGACCTGAAAATAGACTCCAGCACTGTGGAGAGGATTGAAGACAGCCATAGCCCGGGCATTGCCGTGATACAGTTTGCGGTTGGGGAGCATCGAGCGCAG gtcAGCGTGGAAGTCTTGGTAGAATAccctttttttgtatttggaCAAGGCTGGTCATCCTGCTGCCCCGAGAGAACCAGCCAGCTCTTTGATTTGCCATGCTCCAAACTCTCGGTGGGGGACGTCTGCATATCGCTCACGCTCAAGAACCTGAAGAACGGCTCTATTAAAAAGGGCCAGCCCATGGACTCAGCTAGTATCTTGCTGAAGCATTCAAAGAATGACAGTCTAGCTGGAAGTAGACACAGGTATGTGGAGCAGGAAAACGGGATTAATCAGGGAAGCGCACAGATGTTAGCTGAGAACGGTGAACTGAAGTTTCCGGACAAAATAGGATTGCCTGCAGCACCTTTGCTCACCAAAACAGAACCCAGCAAGCCCCCGGCaacgaggaagaggaggtggtCAGCCCCTGAAACACGAAAACTAGAGAAATCAGAAGAGGAGCCACCTTTGACTCTTCCCAAGCCTTCTTTTATTCCTCAGGAGGTTAAGATTTGCATTGAAGGTCGATCCAACGTAGGAAAGTAA